A genome region from Geminicoccus roseus DSM 18922 includes the following:
- the gpmI gene encoding 2,3-bisphosphoglycerate-independent phosphoglycerate mutase: MVIRPVALVILDGWGERDDPTDNAVRLANTPVVDQIRAAHPMTTLRADGKAVGLPPGQFGNSEVGHTNLGAGRIVVQDLPKITEAAEDGSLAADDQLRAAAEAVKEAGGRFHLLGLVSPGGVHSHQDHAVALAKALAGQGVEVLVHVLTDGRDTPPSSGKGFVEKLEADLGEAAKVATLGGRYFGMDRDNRWDRVQKAWHAIVDAEAPRVASAAKALEEAYGTGKTDEFVEPVVVGDYDGMRDGDGLLCFNFRSDRVRQIMDAFVAPDFSGFEQERRPKLSAAIGMTSYSSSLDQQLTTLFPPETMSDLMGEVVAKAGLKQLRAAETEKYPHVTFFFDGGEERKLPGAQYILEPSPKVATYDLQPEMSAPGLTDRVVEAIGHDQPDFILLNFANPDMVGHSGNLEAAVKAVETVDACLGRVLAAVRARDGAILVTADHGNCDVMRDPETGNPHTAHTTNPVPLILVGGPPGIGLREGGVLADVAPTVLDLLGVPRPDAMTGRSLLCPSKDP, translated from the coding sequence ATGGTGATCAGGCCGGTCGCGTTGGTGATCCTCGATGGCTGGGGGGAGCGGGACGACCCGACCGACAATGCCGTGAGGCTGGCCAACACCCCGGTCGTCGACCAGATCCGCGCCGCCCATCCGATGACCACCCTGCGTGCCGACGGCAAGGCGGTCGGGCTGCCGCCCGGCCAGTTCGGCAATTCCGAGGTCGGCCACACCAATCTCGGCGCCGGCCGGATCGTGGTGCAGGACCTGCCGAAGATCACGGAAGCCGCCGAGGACGGCAGCCTCGCTGCCGACGACCAGCTGCGCGCCGCGGCCGAGGCGGTGAAGGAGGCCGGCGGGCGCTTTCATCTCCTGGGCCTGGTGTCTCCGGGGGGGGTGCATTCCCACCAGGACCATGCCGTGGCCCTTGCCAAGGCCCTGGCCGGGCAGGGAGTCGAGGTGCTGGTCCACGTCCTGACCGACGGGCGCGACACGCCACCATCCTCCGGGAAAGGCTTCGTGGAGAAGCTGGAAGCCGATCTGGGCGAGGCGGCGAAGGTCGCCACCCTGGGTGGCCGCTATTTCGGCATGGACCGGGACAACCGCTGGGACAGGGTCCAGAAGGCCTGGCACGCGATCGTGGATGCCGAGGCGCCCCGGGTCGCGAGCGCGGCGAAGGCGCTCGAGGAAGCCTACGGCACCGGCAAGACCGACGAGTTCGTCGAGCCGGTGGTCGTCGGGGACTATGACGGCATGCGCGACGGCGATGGCCTTCTGTGCTTCAACTTCCGCTCCGATCGGGTCCGCCAGATCATGGACGCCTTCGTGGCCCCGGATTTCTCAGGCTTCGAGCAGGAGCGCCGCCCGAAGCTGTCCGCCGCGATCGGGATGACCAGCTATTCGAGCAGCCTGGACCAGCAGCTGACCACGCTGTTCCCCCCCGAAACGATGTCCGACCTGATGGGCGAGGTGGTCGCCAAAGCCGGGCTGAAGCAGCTCAGGGCGGCCGAGACCGAGAAATACCCGCACGTGACGTTCTTCTTTGACGGCGGGGAAGAAAGGAAGCTGCCAGGGGCCCAGTACATCCTCGAACCATCGCCCAAGGTGGCGACCTATGACCTCCAGCCCGAGATGTCGGCCCCGGGCCTGACCGATCGGGTGGTCGAGGCGATCGGCCACGACCAGCCGGACTTCATCCTGCTGAACTTCGCCAACCCCGACATGGTCGGGCACAGCGGCAATCTGGAAGCTGCCGTGAAGGCAGTCGAAACCGTGGATGCCTGCCTCGGCCGGGTGCTCGCCGCGGTCCGGGCGCGCGATGGCGCCATCCTGGTGACTGCCGACCACGGCAATTGCGACGTGATGCGCGATCCGGAAACCGGCAACCCGCATACGGCCCACACCACCAACCCGGTGCCGCTGATCCTGGTGGGCGGACCGCCCGGGATCGGCCTGCGCGAGGGCGGTGTCCTTGCCGACGTGGCGCCCACCGTTTTGGACCTGCTCGGGGTCCCCAGGCCCGATGCCATGACCGGCAGGTCGCTTCTTTGCCCGTCCAAGGATCCTTGA
- a CDS encoding murein hydrolase activator EnvC family protein, which translates to MAASAATLSPEVAAGPQAAPDSADLEAVAQRMRRLHLATIGLDAADGHARMAMDRMTALEDAAAAARDVQAAQVRQVRLAAAGGVAAVMAALRAEADPRARAARRAALSVRRFAWTATERDWRGAQASVAQLAATRFRNELLVRDLDERALQVARQRDAVDDLPLAAVAMAARNRPSMQDSFAVQLADIPFDQVPVGLGEPQLTSAALRSQRGMVMGPMPMPSRGQGLPWPPLGDVAAQGSNEGGMDQLDGSLTAWSGLLASIPATGDALDLDRMTDRGLVLQAPAGGAIAAPDAGTVVFAGSFRSYGQILIIDHGNDYHTLMAGFSHLDVAEGAHVQAGERIGGMDPGSSVPGRLYVEVRRRGVPVDPMPWLAAREDKVRG; encoded by the coding sequence GTGGCCGCCTCGGCGGCCACGCTGTCGCCGGAAGTCGCCGCCGGGCCGCAAGCGGCGCCGGATTCAGCCGATCTTGAGGCGGTCGCCCAGCGGATGCGGCGCCTGCATCTTGCCACCATCGGGCTGGATGCGGCCGATGGTCACGCGCGCATGGCGATGGACCGCATGACCGCCCTGGAAGATGCCGCCGCCGCCGCGCGTGACGTGCAGGCTGCGCAGGTGCGGCAGGTGCGGCTGGCCGCGGCCGGGGGAGTGGCAGCGGTGATGGCCGCGCTGCGGGCCGAGGCGGATCCGCGGGCGCGCGCGGCGCGGCGCGCGGCGCTCTCGGTCCGCCGGTTCGCCTGGACGGCGACCGAGCGGGATTGGCGTGGCGCGCAGGCTTCGGTGGCGCAGCTGGCTGCCACGCGGTTCCGCAACGAGCTCCTGGTGCGCGATCTGGATGAGCGCGCGCTTCAGGTCGCCCGCCAGCGGGATGCCGTCGACGATCTGCCGCTCGCCGCCGTGGCGATGGCCGCCCGGAACCGCCCCTCCATGCAGGACAGCTTCGCCGTGCAACTGGCCGACATCCCGTTCGATCAAGTGCCGGTCGGGCTGGGCGAGCCGCAGCTGACCTCCGCGGCCCTGCGCTCCCAGCGTGGGATGGTGATGGGCCCGATGCCGATGCCCTCCCGAGGTCAGGGACTGCCCTGGCCTCCCCTGGGAGACGTGGCCGCTCAGGGTAGCAACGAAGGCGGGATGGACCAGCTGGACGGCAGCCTGACCGCCTGGAGCGGGCTGTTGGCCTCGATCCCGGCCACGGGCGATGCGCTCGACCTGGACCGGATGACCGATCGTGGCCTGGTCCTCCAGGCGCCTGCCGGCGGCGCCATCGCGGCGCCCGATGCCGGCACCGTGGTGTTCGCAGGATCGTTCCGGAGCTACGGGCAAATCTTGATCATCGACCACGGCAATGACTACCATACGTTGATGGCTGGATTTTCGCACCTCGACGTTGCCGAGGGTGCGCATGTCCAGGCCGGCGAGCGGATCGGCGGGATGGACCCTGGGTCCAGCGTGCCGGGACGCCTATATGTCGAAGTCCGGCGTCGTGGTGTGCCGGTTGATCCGATGCCGTGGCTTGCGGCTCGCGAAGACAAGGTCCGGGGTTGA
- a CDS encoding S41 family peptidase: MTARYLRSGLLIGGSVAVGVLLGQVTPLSAQSGGEVYRQLKLFADVFERVRADYVEEVPDQKLIEHAINGMLTSLDPHSGYLDTERYRDMQVQTRGEFGGLGIEVTMENGLIKVVSPIDDTPAARAGVESGDLITHIDDEPVTGLALSEAVDKMRGPVDTSIRLRLLREGSEEPIDVTLARAIIKISPVRAHAEGTVGYVRLTTFSEQTASGMRDAVDKMREEMGGEMQGLVLDLRNNPGGLLDQAVAVSDAFLDQGEIVSTRGRDNDNIQRFNARKGDLLDGVPMVVLINGGSASASEIVAGALQDHHRAIVMGTQSFGKGSVQTIMPISGHGAIRLTTARYYTPAGTSIQAKGITPDIEVHAASIEEADDTSGRREADLRGRLLNEQGEEIEGVEPPSPPEASAIPVEGQEDYQLSRAVDLLRGIALYSARGPID, encoded by the coding sequence ATGACGGCGAGATATCTACGCTCTGGGCTCCTGATCGGCGGCTCCGTCGCCGTCGGTGTCCTGCTCGGTCAGGTGACGCCTCTGTCCGCGCAGTCGGGCGGGGAGGTGTACCGGCAACTGAAGCTGTTCGCCGACGTGTTCGAGCGGGTCCGGGCCGACTATGTCGAGGAGGTGCCGGACCAGAAGCTGATCGAGCATGCCATCAACGGCATGCTGACCAGCCTGGATCCGCATTCCGGCTACCTGGATACCGAGCGCTACCGCGACATGCAGGTGCAGACCCGCGGTGAGTTCGGCGGGCTGGGGATCGAGGTCACCATGGAGAATGGCCTGATCAAGGTCGTCTCCCCGATCGACGATACCCCGGCTGCCCGGGCGGGTGTCGAGTCGGGCGACCTGATCACCCATATCGACGACGAGCCGGTCACCGGCCTGGCGCTCTCGGAAGCGGTCGACAAGATGCGCGGTCCGGTCGACACCTCGATCAGGCTCCGCCTCCTGCGCGAGGGCAGCGAGGAGCCGATCGACGTCACCCTGGCCCGGGCGATCATCAAGATTTCTCCGGTGCGCGCCCATGCCGAGGGCACCGTCGGCTATGTCCGGCTGACCACGTTCAGCGAGCAGACCGCCAGCGGGATGCGCGACGCCGTCGACAAGATGCGCGAGGAGATGGGCGGGGAGATGCAGGGGCTGGTGCTGGACCTGCGCAATAATCCGGGCGGCCTGCTGGACCAGGCTGTCGCGGTGTCCGACGCCTTCCTGGACCAGGGCGAGATCGTCTCGACCAGGGGGCGGGACAACGACAACATCCAGCGCTTCAATGCCCGCAAGGGCGACCTGCTCGACGGCGTGCCGATGGTCGTCCTGATCAATGGCGGATCCGCATCCGCCTCGGAGATCGTGGCTGGCGCGCTCCAGGATCATCACCGCGCCATCGTCATGGGCACCCAGTCGTTCGGCAAGGGCTCCGTGCAGACGATCATGCCGATCTCCGGCCATGGCGCGATCCGGCTGACCACGGCGCGCTACTACACGCCGGCTGGCACCTCGATCCAGGCAAAGGGCATCACCCCGGACATCGAGGTGCATGCCGCCAGCATCGAGGAGGCCGACGACACCAGCGGCCGTCGCGAGGCGGATCTGCGGGGACGGCTGCTCAACGAGCAGGGCGAGGAGATCGAGGGCGTCGAGCCTCCGTCGCCGCCGGAAGCCTCCGCGATCCCGGTGGAGGGCCAGGAGGACTACCAGCTGTCGCGGGCGGTCGACCTGTTGCGAGGAATTGCCCTCTACAGCGCCCGGGGACCGATCGACTGA
- a CDS encoding MetQ/NlpA family ABC transporter substrate-binding protein, with translation MADLMVGAGPSGPRRDVLKAAALAALVAGFSSFAAGTVLAQDGPVRVGIMAGEDEEVWKVVVDEAAKRGLTVETVVFSDYTQPNEALAQGEIDANAFQHGPYLDAQVEAQGYEITPAGFTALWPIGLYSRKHESVADLPEGATIGVPNDPSNEGRALRLLQDQGLIVLAEDAGILATVADITGNPKNLEITELDAGIVGRAVDDFDAAVVNTDWALKAGLDLEQDRIAQESIEDNPYRNFIAVRTADLEASWVEPLVAAYQNEVIRAAFDRVYRGAGVPAY, from the coding sequence ATGGCGGACCTGATGGTCGGCGCCGGGCCGTCCGGGCCGAGGCGCGATGTGCTGAAGGCGGCGGCTCTCGCAGCCTTGGTGGCGGGCTTTTCCTCGTTCGCGGCCGGGACGGTCCTGGCGCAGGACGGGCCGGTTCGGGTCGGCATCATGGCGGGCGAGGACGAGGAAGTCTGGAAGGTTGTCGTCGACGAAGCGGCCAAGCGCGGCCTGACGGTCGAGACCGTGGTGTTCTCGGACTACACGCAGCCCAACGAGGCGCTGGCGCAGGGCGAGATCGACGCCAACGCGTTCCAGCACGGCCCATATCTGGATGCCCAGGTTGAGGCGCAGGGCTATGAAATCACTCCCGCCGGCTTCACCGCGCTGTGGCCGATTGGCCTGTACTCGAGGAAGCATGAGAGCGTGGCGGACCTGCCCGAGGGCGCGACCATCGGCGTGCCGAACGACCCGTCCAACGAGGGCCGGGCGCTGCGCCTCCTGCAGGACCAGGGGCTGATCGTCCTGGCGGAGGATGCCGGCATCCTGGCCACGGTCGCCGACATCACCGGGAACCCGAAGAACCTGGAGATCACCGAGCTCGACGCCGGGATCGTCGGGCGCGCCGTCGATGATTTCGACGCAGCGGTCGTGAATACCGACTGGGCGCTCAAGGCCGGGCTGGATCTGGAACAGGATCGCATCGCCCAGGAGTCGATCGAGGACAACCCCTACCGGAACTTCATCGCGGTGCGCACTGCGGATCTGGAGGCGTCCTGGGTGGAGCCGCTGGTCGCCGCCTACCAGAACGAGGTGATCCGCGCCGCGTTCGACCGTGTCTACCGGGGCGCTGGCGTCCCGGCCTACTGA
- a CDS encoding methionine ABC transporter ATP-binding protein: MSSSNLFPEPHPGPATSGPIVRLIDAERRFGATAALNGVSLTVARGEVLGIIGRSGAGKSTLIRCLNGLERVDSGVVEIEGRDITRLDERQLQPLRRRIGMVFQHFNLLSSKTVAANIGLPLKIAGQPRAQRAARVTELLDLVGLQGMGDRYPAQLSGGQKQRVGIARALAARPSLLLCDEATSALDPETTRSVLALLRDINRSLGVTIVLITHEMEVIRRVADRVVVLDQGQIAEQGPVADVFADPQADTTRSLLQVLRPQLPADLRQKLHPTAGAEALLHVEVAGAAARQPLIGDIGRELGWSVRLVHGGIDHVQDHPVGSLYLGVPNVAGAVESVTRWLQSRAARIEVLGYVPADA, from the coding sequence GTGAGCAGCAGCAATCTTTTCCCGGAGCCGCATCCGGGGCCGGCAACGTCTGGGCCGATCGTCCGACTGATCGATGCCGAGCGGCGCTTTGGAGCCACCGCGGCCCTGAACGGCGTCTCCCTGACGGTTGCGCGAGGGGAGGTGCTGGGCATCATCGGACGCAGCGGTGCCGGCAAGTCGACCCTGATCCGCTGCCTCAACGGCCTGGAGCGCGTGGACAGCGGCGTGGTCGAGATCGAGGGGCGCGACATCACCCGGCTGGACGAGCGGCAGCTGCAGCCGCTGCGCCGGCGCATCGGCATGGTCTTCCAGCACTTCAACCTCCTCTCGTCGAAGACGGTGGCCGCGAATATCGGGCTGCCGCTCAAGATCGCGGGCCAGCCGCGTGCCCAGCGCGCGGCCAGGGTCACGGAGCTGCTGGATCTGGTCGGGCTCCAGGGCATGGGCGACCGCTATCCTGCCCAGCTGTCCGGCGGGCAGAAGCAGCGGGTCGGCATCGCCCGCGCCCTGGCGGCGCGGCCCAGCCTGCTCCTGTGCGACGAGGCGACCTCGGCCCTGGATCCGGAGACGACGCGCTCGGTCCTGGCGCTGCTCCGCGACATCAACCGCAGCTTGGGTGTCACCATCGTCCTGATCACCCACGAGATGGAGGTGATCCGGCGGGTTGCCGACCGGGTGGTGGTGCTCGATCAAGGGCAGATCGCCGAGCAGGGGCCGGTGGCGGACGTGTTCGCCGACCCGCAGGCCGACACGACCCGCAGCCTGCTGCAGGTCCTGCGCCCGCAGCTGCCGGCTGACCTGCGGCAGAAGCTGCATCCCACCGCCGGCGCGGAGGCGCTGCTGCATGTCGAGGTCGCGGGCGCGGCTGCGCGCCAGCCGCTGATCGGCGATATCGGCCGGGAACTCGGCTGGTCGGTGCGTCTGGTCCATGGCGGCATCGACCACGTCCAGGACCATCCGGTCGGCAGCCTGTACCTCGGCGTGCCCAATGTCGCCGGTGCCGTCGAGAGCGTCACCCGCTGGTTGCAGTCGCGCGCCGCGCGGATCGAGGTGTTGGGATATGTCCCTGCAGATGCTTGA
- a CDS encoding methionine ABC transporter permease, producing the protein MSLQMLELFLRALWETILMTGLSGVISLVAGLPLGLLLVATARGGIAENLWLNRIVGTLVNGFRSVPFIILLVALIPVTRLIVGTSIGTWAAIVPLSIAATPYYARIAEVSLREVDRGLIEAARAMGGNRWTIVREILVPEALPGLLAGFTVTLVTLVGASAMAGAIGAGGLGDLAIRYGYQRFETEVMVAVVAILVVLVCGLQWIGDRLVVRLDHRA; encoded by the coding sequence ATGTCCCTGCAGATGCTTGAACTTTTCCTGCGCGCCCTGTGGGAGACGATCCTCATGACCGGGCTGTCCGGCGTGATCTCCCTGGTGGCTGGCCTGCCGCTGGGCCTGCTCCTGGTGGCGACCGCCCGCGGCGGCATTGCGGAGAACCTCTGGCTCAACCGGATCGTCGGGACCCTGGTGAACGGCTTCCGCTCGGTGCCGTTCATCATCCTGCTGGTGGCGCTGATCCCGGTCACCCGGTTGATCGTCGGCACGTCGATCGGCACCTGGGCCGCCATCGTCCCGCTCTCGATCGCGGCCACACCCTACTATGCGCGCATTGCCGAGGTGTCCCTGCGCGAGGTCGATCGCGGCCTGATCGAGGCGGCGCGTGCCATGGGCGGCAACCGCTGGACGATCGTGCGCGAGATCCTGGTGCCGGAGGCGCTGCCGGGCCTGCTGGCCGGCTTCACCGTCACGCTGGTGACGCTGGTGGGCGCATCGGCGATGGCGGGCGCCATCGGTGCTGGCGGGCTGGGCGACCTCGCGATCCGCTACGGCTACCAGCGTTTCGAGACCGAGGTGATGGTCGCGGTCGTGGCGATCCTGGTCGTGCTGGTCTGCGGGCTGCAGTGGATCGGGGACCGGCTGGTCGTGCGCCTGGACCATCGGGCCTGA
- a CDS encoding GNAT family N-acetyltransferase, translated as MMRRPGAESLVTQRLILRPWRESDRLPFRELNGDPDVMRHFPHPLSAERSDAIMDAWQDHIERHGWGFWAVERIRDGAFVGAVGIAYANFAAPFTPAVEIGWRMAKAYWRKGYTLEAASRALDHGFGTLRLEEIVAFTLPANLPSRGVMERLGMTHSPADDFEHPSVEEGHPMRHHVLYRLRRKDWHPPA; from the coding sequence ATGATGCGGCGACCTGGAGCCGAGAGCCTCGTGACCCAGCGGCTGATCCTGCGCCCCTGGCGGGAGAGCGACCGCCTGCCGTTTCGCGAGCTGAACGGCGATCCCGACGTCATGCGTCACTTCCCGCACCCGCTGTCCGCCGAGCGCAGCGATGCGATCATGGATGCCTGGCAGGATCATATCGAGCGGCACGGCTGGGGCTTCTGGGCGGTGGAGCGCATCCGCGACGGCGCTTTCGTCGGCGCGGTCGGCATCGCCTATGCCAACTTCGCCGCCCCGTTCACGCCGGCGGTGGAGATCGGCTGGAGGATGGCGAAGGCCTACTGGCGCAAGGGCTACACGCTGGAAGCCGCCAGCCGCGCCCTGGACCATGGCTTCGGCACGCTGCGGCTGGAGGAGATCGTGGCCTTCACCCTCCCGGCCAACCTGCCGTCGCGGGGGGTGATGGAGCGTCTCGGCATGACCCATTCCCCTGCCGACGATTTCGAGCATCCCTCGGTCGAGGAGGGGCATCCCATGCGCCACCACGTGCTCTATCGCCTGCGGCGCAAAGACTGGCATCCGCCGGCCTGA
- a CDS encoding SHOCT domain-containing protein: MQELTAEGRRVVGEVADRHDFSTEAVMTLLHALSAGNGTMAQFDHPELGGMGQWSQGGMVMIGDMFNNALKHRVDAACVDLARELEERPLFAPKEAPSPGPTQTQTQAQGGTHRAQAAGYGHGGSGASMVMSSGGKPSGNWWPTDLGSPSSTGSQNHLRYAYFPQSRRLALDVDGRITVYDTEDHQISGFSQQQGGDASIMLTSQHGLVRVADLTIVSPVHVPGPAHVPAPDHGSAPVFRPTPIGGTQDAPPPRTGQYVDPPTLAQPAASKAKEDEIFATIERLAGLKQKGILSDEEFAAKKAELLARL; the protein is encoded by the coding sequence ATGCAGGAACTGACCGCCGAAGGTCGCCGTGTGGTCGGCGAGGTCGCGGACCGCCACGACTTTTCCACCGAGGCCGTCATGACCCTGCTGCACGCCCTGTCCGCCGGGAACGGCACGATGGCGCAGTTCGATCATCCGGAACTGGGTGGCATGGGCCAGTGGTCGCAGGGCGGCATGGTCATGATCGGCGACATGTTCAACAACGCGCTGAAGCACCGTGTCGACGCCGCGTGCGTCGACCTTGCCCGGGAGTTGGAGGAACGGCCGCTGTTCGCGCCGAAGGAAGCGCCGTCGCCGGGGCCGACCCAGACCCAGACGCAGGCGCAGGGTGGGACCCACCGGGCCCAGGCGGCCGGCTATGGCCATGGCGGATCCGGCGCCAGCATGGTGATGTCCTCGGGCGGCAAACCGTCGGGGAACTGGTGGCCGACCGACCTCGGCAGCCCATCCTCGACCGGTTCCCAGAACCATCTCCGCTATGCCTATTTTCCGCAGTCGCGTCGCCTGGCCCTCGACGTCGACGGGCGGATCACGGTCTACGATACCGAGGATCACCAGATCTCCGGCTTTTCCCAGCAGCAGGGCGGCGACGCGTCGATCATGTTGACCAGCCAGCATGGCTTGGTGCGGGTGGCTGATCTGACCATCGTGTCGCCGGTCCACGTGCCGGGCCCGGCGCATGTGCCCGCGCCCGACCACGGCAGCGCGCCTGTGTTCCGGCCAACTCCGATCGGAGGAACGCAGGATGCGCCACCTCCCCGCACCGGCCAGTATGTCGATCCGCCCACGCTTGCCCAGCCTGCCGCCTCGAAGGCCAAGGAAGACGAGATCTTCGCGACCATCGAGCGGCTGGCCGGGCTGAAGCAGAAGGGCATCCTCAGCGACGAGGAGTTCGCCGCGAAGAAGGCCGAGCTGCTCGCCCGGCTTTAA
- a CDS encoding M24 family metallopeptidase, producing the protein MEFGKNNTPFSEHEFAERVAKTKQRMAEAGLDALICSDPANMNYLTGYNGWSFYVHQAVIVLQDLEQPLWFGRGQDANGARITTILPDENILYYSDDFVQSTTSHPMQDVARNLKARGMTTGRIGVEADSFYFTGRALDILRAELPDARIVDADLLVNWVRAVKSPAEIELMQQAARITEKMMTTAIDHMAVGTRQCDVAAEIQAVGTRGLDAYGGDYPAIVPLMPTGIGTSCPHLTWSDAPFQAQTGTTIEVAGVRHRYHVPLTRTVYLGQPPQKMADAAKVVAEGIEAALEVAKPGAGSREVHSAWTRTIARQGLVKDSRCGYSIGLNFPPDWGERTISLRATDDTILQPNMTIHFMPGIWLDDWGIAISEPIRITETGVETFCSFERKLFVK; encoded by the coding sequence ATGGAATTCGGAAAGAACAACACCCCGTTCAGCGAGCACGAATTCGCCGAGCGGGTCGCCAAGACCAAGCAGCGCATGGCCGAGGCCGGCCTGGACGCCCTGATCTGCAGCGATCCCGCCAACATGAACTACCTGACCGGCTACAATGGCTGGTCGTTCTACGTGCACCAGGCGGTGATCGTGCTGCAGGACCTGGAGCAGCCGCTCTGGTTCGGCCGCGGCCAGGACGCCAACGGCGCCCGGATCACCACGATCCTGCCGGACGAGAACATCCTCTACTATTCCGACGACTTCGTGCAGTCGACCACGAGTCATCCCATGCAGGACGTGGCGCGCAACCTGAAGGCGCGCGGCATGACCACCGGCCGGATCGGGGTGGAGGCCGACAGCTTCTATTTCACCGGCCGGGCGCTCGACATCCTGCGCGCCGAGCTTCCCGACGCCCGGATCGTCGACGCCGACCTGCTGGTGAACTGGGTGCGCGCGGTGAAGTCGCCCGCCGAGATCGAGCTGATGCAGCAGGCGGCCCGGATCACCGAGAAGATGATGACCACCGCGATCGACCACATGGCGGTGGGGACCCGCCAGTGCGACGTCGCCGCCGAGATCCAGGCGGTGGGCACGCGGGGCCTGGACGCCTATGGGGGCGACTATCCCGCGATCGTGCCCCTGATGCCGACCGGCATCGGCACGTCCTGCCCACATCTCACCTGGTCCGACGCGCCTTTCCAGGCGCAGACCGGCACCACGATCGAGGTGGCCGGCGTGCGGCACCGCTACCACGTGCCGCTGACCCGGACCGTCTATCTCGGCCAGCCACCGCAGAAGATGGCGGATGCCGCCAAGGTCGTGGCCGAGGGGATCGAGGCCGCCCTGGAGGTCGCGAAGCCTGGCGCCGGCTCGCGGGAGGTCCATTCCGCCTGGACGCGCACCATCGCACGCCAGGGCCTGGTGAAGGATTCCCGCTGCGGCTACTCGATCGGGCTGAACTTCCCGCCGGACTGGGGCGAGCGCACCATCTCGCTGCGCGCCACCGACGACACCATCCTCCAGCCGAACATGACCATCCACTTCATGCCCGGCATCTGGCTGGACGACTGGGGCATCGCGATCTCCGAGCCGATCCGGATCACCGAGACGGGCGTGGAGACCTTCTGCTCGTTCGAGCGCAAGCTGTTCGTGAAGTAG
- a CDS encoding M24 family metallopeptidase — MSGAFSAEEHAGRLSKVRHVMAGRGLELLLISSPENICYLTGLDHWGYFAPHLLVVPESGDLVLITRAMERVTVAAQVHQARFVGHHDAENVGDAVLRELLEQRLPDRIGLEMWSAGLSLGLGQMLQHAFPQVAWEDVTGLVDTVRMIKSPGEQAALRAAAKVSDAAAAAGIAALHDGASEAEVAAACLKAMTEQGTYPGFGPFIRSTERLGEEHTSWSSAQLRDGSALFLELSGCVARYHAPLGRLVHVGRAPPGTAAMASVARDAFAAVLGAMKDGALARDVYEAWQSVVDAAGLAHYRRHHCGYLVGLGVPPSWTGGNGVLGLRHDSELVLRTGMSFHVLSWLMGTGRGDYFVSDTVLLGEAGPEVLTRTPTDMTIR; from the coding sequence GTGAGCGGGGCATTTTCGGCGGAGGAGCATGCCGGGCGCCTGAGCAAGGTGCGGCATGTCATGGCCGGGCGCGGGCTGGAGCTTCTGCTGATCTCCTCGCCGGAGAACATCTGCTACCTCACCGGGCTGGATCACTGGGGCTACTTTGCCCCGCACCTGCTGGTGGTGCCGGAGAGCGGCGACCTCGTGCTGATCACCCGGGCAATGGAGCGGGTGACGGTGGCAGCCCAGGTCCACCAGGCCCGGTTCGTCGGCCACCATGATGCCGAGAACGTCGGCGACGCGGTGCTCCGCGAGCTGCTGGAACAGCGCCTGCCCGACCGGATCGGCCTGGAGATGTGGAGCGCCGGGCTGTCGCTCGGGCTGGGCCAGATGCTGCAGCACGCCTTCCCGCAGGTCGCGTGGGAGGACGTCACCGGCCTGGTCGACACGGTCCGGATGATCAAGAGCCCGGGGGAACAGGCCGCCCTGCGTGCCGCCGCCAAGGTGAGCGATGCGGCCGCGGCGGCCGGCATCGCCGCCCTCCATGACGGCGCCAGCGAAGCGGAGGTAGCCGCCGCCTGCCTGAAGGCGATGACCGAGCAGGGGACCTATCCGGGCTTCGGCCCGTTCATCCGCTCGACCGAACGCCTGGGCGAGGAACACACCAGCTGGAGTTCCGCCCAGCTGCGCGACGGAAGCGCCCTGTTCCTGGAACTGTCCGGCTGCGTCGCCCGCTACCACGCCCCGCTCGGCCGGCTCGTCCATGTCGGCCGCGCGCCGCCGGGCACCGCGGCCATGGCTTCGGTGGCAAGGGATGCCTTCGCCGCCGTGCTGGGTGCCATGAAGGACGGGGCGCTGGCCCGCGACGTCTACGAGGCCTGGCAGAGCGTGGTCGACGCGGCCGGCCTCGCCCACTACCGGCGCCACCATTGCGGCTACCTGGTCGGCCTCGGCGTGCCGCCGAGCTGGACCGGCGGCAACGGCGTGCTCGGGCTGCGCCACGACAGCGAGCTGGTGCTCCGCACCGGCATGAGCTTCCATGTCCTGTCCTGGCTGATGGGAACCGGGCGTGGCGACTACTTCGTCTCCGACACCGTCCTCCTCGGCGAGGCGGGACCGGAAGTGCTGACCAGGACCCCCACCGACATGACGATCCGCTAG